In the Nitrospirota bacterium genome, one interval contains:
- the mlaD gene encoding outer membrane lipid asymmetry maintenance protein MlaD, whose product MEKTKLEIVVGVFVLVGVLCLGYLSIKLGKLEMIGGDVYEVEAQFNSASGLKPGSTIEIAGVEVGRVRGITLVEDRAKVKLAVNKTVKLYTDTIASIKTRGIIGEKFLALNPGGGGDPLKPGDIIRDTESGLDLEELVSQFVHGKVN is encoded by the coding sequence ATGGAAAAAACCAAGCTGGAAATCGTGGTCGGCGTCTTCGTGCTCGTCGGCGTATTGTGCCTCGGGTATCTCTCCATCAAGCTCGGGAAACTCGAGATGATCGGCGGCGATGTCTATGAGGTCGAAGCCCAGTTCAACAGCGCCTCGGGGCTCAAACCTGGTTCGACGATTGAGATCGCCGGGGTCGAGGTCGGCAGGGTCCGGGGGATTACGCTCGTCGAGGATCGGGCGAAGGTGAAACTGGCAGTCAATAAGACCGTGAAACTCTATACGGACACCATTGCGTCCATCAAGACGCGGGGGATCATCGGGGAAAAATTTTTGGCCCTGAATCCGGGAGGGGGGGGCGACCCGCTCAAGCCGGGGGATATCATACGCGATACCGAATCGGGGCTCGATCTCGAGGAGCTGGTGAGCCAATTTGTGCATGGGAAAGTGAACTGA